Below is a window of Malania oleifera isolate guangnan ecotype guangnan chromosome 1, ASM2987363v1, whole genome shotgun sequence DNA.
CTGGGTCAAATCCAGcctagaatcaaagagagaagccATAGGgaccatttttagagagagagagagagagagcgcacgAAAAACAAGAGATTTCTTCATTGAAAAATGAAAGCAAacactatttataggcagggactcatcgacgaggcacgtggattcatcgacaatcccaagaagaacactcatcgacaggtccgtgagttcgtcgacgagtttcagaatatctcaaaccctctcggttaatcctcatcgacgagacatgtgccaTTGTCGATGGGCCAAGGaagaacgttcgtcgacgagaccagttggttcatcgacgaggcctcgctgacactccttttaaaaattctttttttattcccttctcttttttctttccttttccttcattattttattaattaaattttccgagtcgttacattctcccctccattagaaaatttcgtcctcgaaattcttTAATCACCCATTTCACAACTAAAAAGCTAGCTATCTACATTCATATATTTCATTCAATTCTAACGTATGCAACATTGAATCATACAAAGTCAAACAAAATTAATACTCATGCTAATGTAGACATATTACCTGCGCCTTTAGCACTATCCCCCTCAGATGTACCCAACATATAAACACATGTCATGGGACCACCGCCACGAGGCATCGGGTTGTTCCTCTGATTTTGATTTGGAGCTGGTGTGTTGTTTGGAAGTTCTCGACATTCCCAAGCTATATGACCATATTTTCCGCATCTATAGCACACGACACCCTTACTctggcattctccccaatgctgCTAGTTACATCTAGGGCAGTGGGGGCGTGACGAATCACTTGTCATCCTCGATTATTTCTTTTCGACCCTTGACCTGCaacatctctatctcccctccatgaCCCTTGTCTAAAATTTGCTTAGGGGCAGGGAGACACGGGTCTCCTTCTTTGTTCTGACACCTCTACACCTCTCTGCAGACTTGACTCCACCACGGTAGCTTTTTCTAGTAGTTCTGTGAAATCCTGAATCTGTAAACATGGCATGTGCTCGTGAATCCTCTAATTCAGACCCCTTTCAAACCATCTTTCCTTTtggtattcatctggaaccatggAAGGTGCAAAGCGAGAAAGTTCCAAAAATTTAGTAGCATACTGTTGAATAGTGAGACGCCCCTGAGTAAGGTTGAAAAATTCTTTCGCCTTCACATTCCTGGTGGTAACGGGGAAGTATTGGTCGTAAAAGACCTGCTTGAAACTTCCCCAAGTCATTGCTATAGGTACTTCTTGCTGTTTTTCCAACAGTTTCATCGCATGCCACCACCATTCGATTTCTCTTACCAGTttgaaggtggcgaaaagaaATTTTTGCTCCTCAATGCAATTCAGCACTGCCAATATCTTCTTTATctcttgcatccacatctcagccttgATTGGTTCGGTACCACCCTCAAAAGCAGAGGGTGTCGAGCGAGTGAATTGATCAATCATGCAACCCTGGTGCACTGATGGGTAGCTCGATCCCTCGAAGTCTCGTCAcatctcttccctaacctgaTGAGCCATTCCTCGCAACAGTTgggaggtgtcaatctcatccttgctggaagctcccaactcgcttcttcctccttcatccacgcctttgcctctaggatccatccccgaatatatatatatatatatataacaaaggcAAGTTTAAAATCTCTACATCCTAATATAACGAACAAATTCATAAAATAAGAAATcattttaatatccaaatcctcaattaaatatcTGACATCCAATTATCTGtaatcatcttaaccttcaaatttgaattccaaatttcagtttcTCAACTTGGAAACATCATTgttgatggatttaccgtggttttctgaaactgtcgattgattcaaaaaatcacagaagtttgCAAAGTGATTTCTACCTTCAGGCTACGAAAAAAACTCAAACTCCTGTCAGTACCTTAACCTACCCATTACCTTATCCCACTCAAACATATACcttggtattaatcctcctaaagccTACAAGActgttaggctctgataccaactgtaacgccctaGACCTGCCAGGTGGGGTCCAAAGTGTTATGAGACAGTCCttgcgtctctgataccattcacgaaACATAACtatttaaacaacctcaaataaaataccagaatgttatatataatttacatataCAAACCCATAAAAAGGAGCAACCACATTCTCCATTTTTACATAACCAGTACAAAATATTAAACACAGTCTATACACATATCCATTCTTTTATTTACTCAAAAAACTACCCCaccctagagctttctaagctcgatcacctggaggacctgaaaagattaaatatttgtcggggtgagacacctctcagtaaggaagaaataagttacaacggTGTGttgctgaagtgtttaatatatagttacaaaatatacatacaattgtatttcactatcaatagTAGCTAAGAAAATGCATCCTTAATCACATAATTGTCGACTTCTCTATCACCCAATCACATATGCActaacataattatttttactgataattcccaagaatagggaattctacccgtccatacaagtagcttccctctgctcttgTGCtgatactagggcactcaccttccttggtaagccctcgggttatgtatccaagtaaaTTCTCCGAGAAAAGGGAAGGTTACCCgaccatacaagtggcttccctctactctggtactcatagataattaccagagcactcgccttcctcaacaagccctcgggtggagagttcGACTTcaccataaatacttatgcaaTTAAGGTTATATGTGACCAATGCCAATCATTTCACAAAGTACCTCATGTACGCACATATCACAATCAATACACATAAGATTTACACATTCCACATTCTCACctacacagggtccatatccacacagaatacaacgtccacacaggactagtccacacaagactatcaaCCACACAAGTTATTACGTAATCTTCTTAACCACATAGGTTAcaacacatgcacacacaccaccctgttcatggtaaataggtaaaacaaactcctcataccactgccaatgttttacctcCTAATATAAATGCACATATAACGatctcctcataccattgccaatgttGTACCCCCTAATATAAACGcacatataacgacctccttataccactgccaatgttaatGATGGTTACTTCAGGTACGAtacaacgacctcctcataccactgccaatgctatatcgcaatttatatAAACCATAAAACAATACACATCCAGCACAGgtaaacacatcaatgcattcccATGCACAGAATTTAATCATCCAAATAGCAACACAACCAAACAGAATTCGCAACCCAAACAATATCCATCAGTGAACATCAGTCAAAATCAAGCAACacccacaaccatttaattatcattgtttccatgccacacaatttttcccaatatagtatataatcaaaaacaatattttcaatacctacactgttcagaaaattatacataaatatatagaattttatagtCAAAATTTAGcccatttaaaattaataaaaagatgttataaagtatttccccttacctgctcctcaagtTCCTGCTTAAACCGAATGGAAACAAGACCTTGTATTCTAAAAAtaccaacttactcaaatctcagaaaaatactcatttaatacttcctaggctccatataattatatttaacaagaaaactcaaaaaatatctcacttaccctaattttgagatggtgccccaaaaccccaaatcaacgatctgctccgATAGCTTTGCAGAGAACAATCCTACGAACGTCGTGGTCATTCTGGATCGTCAAACTGGGTCAAGTCTAGCCTAAAATCGAAGAGTGAAGGCAAAGGgaccatttttagagagagagagagagagagagagaaacatgaGATTTCTTCGCTAAAAAATGAAAGCAAACACTATTTATAGGcagagactcgtcaacgagacacatggaTTCGTCAACGATCCCAAGAAGACCACTCATCGATGGGTCCGTGAGTTCTTCGATGAGTTTTAGAATATCTCAAATCCTCTTGGttaatcctcatcgacgagacatgtgccctCATTGACAGGCTAAGGAagaatgttcatcgacgaggtctcaCTGAcattccttttaaaaatttctttttcttctcttctctatttttttttcttttcctttattattttattagttaaatttttcgggtcattacatgctCTCCCTAGGCAGTAGTTGTAGATAAAAGCAGGTAAAAGTGAATAACCCAACCATCAGTAGTATGCAAAATGGATAGTGGGTGAATGTGCAATAAAGTGATGCAGTCAATGAAAAGATGTATGATGTTTAAATTTACAGACGCAGATAAAAAATATGTgagcaaataaaaataaatctagtttcttcaatattttttcccTAGGCTTCTGCTCCATCTCCTTCATCAAAATATTCTGCCCCATCTCTAGCGATGTCCATCTGCTCCCCATCTCTTTCATTGTTCAATTCATGAATATGATCGTTAAGCTCATTGAAGTTAACGACCAAGAGCCTCT
It encodes the following:
- the LOC131168221 gene encoding uncharacterized protein LOC131168221; its protein translation is MIDQFTRSTPSAFEGGTEPIKAEMWMQEIKKILAVLNCIEEQKFLFATFKLVREIEWWWHAMKLLEKQQEVPIAMTWGSFKQVFYDQYFPVTTRNVKAKEFFNLTQGRLTIQQYATKFLELSRFAPSMVPDEYQKERWFERGLN